Proteins encoded in a region of the Dreissena polymorpha isolate Duluth1 chromosome 6, UMN_Dpol_1.0, whole genome shotgun sequence genome:
- the LOC127835470 gene encoding uncharacterized protein LOC127835470, which translates to MTDKSFVLDWMALPTENFVYEVTKHHYVDRHERTCCQNHTCGIVFGLTPLRRPHHCHRCGEVFCQNCLCYSRKLDASAQPDVNGTSCKVCYTCFSERPDNQCSVTRSHTEFFSSMLCKSRKERRNTECDIVLEHNHGEKRFWQDQSLERNVNYTHIETYEHFLYTELLVYYEDSRSFDKARVAIIRVLGAPEKEPKHSVFLRICAQCKGELTRRQLRNQERFTWKKELQRKESAAFESVLHFDDHFRDLTARINVAFDGVTNDDQVRENSEAFLSLYKEMRKLFEAQ; encoded by the exons ATGACGGACAAGTCGTTTGTACTAGACTGGATGGCTTTACCTACGGAAAATT TTGTTTACGAGGTGACGAAACATCACTACGTGGACAGGCACGAGCGCACGTGCTGCCAGAACCACACGTGCGGAATCGTATTCGGACTGACTCCCCTCCGGCGGCCGCATCATTGTCACAG ATGCGGCGAGGTGTTTTGTCAGAACTGCCTATGCTACTCCCGGAAGTTGGACGCATCAGCACAACCGGATGTTAACGGCACGTCCTGCAAG GTGTGCTACACGTGCTTCTCTGAAAGGCCCGACAATCAGTGCAGTGTAACCAGATCACATACTGAATTTTTCTCGAGCATGCTCTGTAAGTCACGCAAGGAGCGTCGTAACACCGAGTGCGACATTGTCCTCGAGCATAATCACGGAGAAAAGAGATTCTGGCAAGACCA gtcccttgaacGAAATGTAAACTACACGCATATTGAAACATATGAACACTTTCTCTACACAGAGTTGCTGGTATATTATGAGGACAGTAGATCATTCGACAAAGCAAGGGTGGCCATTATTCGTGTGCTAGGG GCCCCGGAGAAAGAACCAAAGCATTCCGTTTTCTTGCGGATCTGTGCCCAGTGCAAGGGGGAGCTAACTAGGCGACAGTTGCGGAACCAGGAGAGGTTCACGTGGAAGAAAGAATTGCAGCGAAAAGAGAGCGCGGCATTCGAATCGGTCTTGCACTTCGACGACCACTTCCGGGATCTCACGGCCCGAATCAATGTGGCATTCGATGGCGTAACTAATGAT GATCAGGTTCGAGAGAATTCAGAGGCGTTCTTGAGCCTTTACAAGGAGATGCGCAAGTTATTCGAGGCGCAGTAA